A window of Solanum stenotomum isolate F172 chromosome 9, ASM1918654v1, whole genome shotgun sequence genomic DNA:
TTTTCTCTctggaaattaaagaaaacgAACCTTCCAAGGAAAAGTGAAAGCCCAGTGCTCAAACTGATGACAATTGATGGGTTGAGTTCAGCTTTCACAGCGAGATTTCGGGTTTTTTTAGTGATAGGTTTGAAGGCGATGGGTTTGTTGAGGAAGAGGGAAGAGTCAGTGGGTTTGTTGAGTGGTCTGAGACCTTGGAAAGTTGGTGCAGAAAACAGAGCTGATGCCATTTTTGAGTTGTGTGGAGGTTGGGGATTTGGAAATTGTTATTGATGCAATGCAAATTGGGGAGTATATGTGGTTATTGGGGATTTCAATAGGATTTGATTTGGAAATGAGTGAGGGGAAATGAGGGG
This region includes:
- the LOC125875690 gene encoding photosystem I reaction center subunit V, chloroplastic, with translation MASALFSAPTFQGLRPLNKPTDSSLFLNKPIAFKPITKKTRNLAVKAELNPSIVISLSTGLSLFLGRFVFFNFQRENVAKQVPSQNGISHFEAGDVRAKEYISLLKSNDPVGFNIVDVLAWGSIGHIVAYYILATSSNGYDPSFFG